gaagaacaaagtgggaggcctcactgcacctgattttagaacctattttaccaccacagtagtcaaaacagccgggtactggtacaacaacagatacatagaccaatggaacagaactgagaatccagacataaatctgtccacatatgagcagctgatatttgacaaaggcccaaagtcagttaaatggggaaaagacagtctctttaacagatggtgctggcataactggatatccatctgcagaaaaaagaatcaagacctatacctcacaccatgcccaaaaactaattcaaaatggatcaaagacctaaatataaaatctaaaatgacaaagatctggaaaaaaaaatagggacatgctaggagccctaatacatggcataaacagtatataaaatattacttacaatgcagaagagaaactagataactggaagctcctaaaaatcaagcacctgtgctcatccaaagacttcaccaaaagagtaaaaagattaccttcagactgggaaagtttttagctatgacatttctgatcagcatctgatctctaaaatctacatgatgctgcaaaaattcaactacaaaaagacaaataaccaaattaaaaaatgggcaaaggatatgaacaggcacttcactaaagaagaaattcaggtagctaacagatacatgaggaaatgttcgcgatcattagccattggagaaatgcaatgagattccatttcactccaacaaggctggcattaattcaaaaaacacaaaataataaatgttggagaggttgtggagaaactggaacacttatacactgctggtgggagtgtaatatggtataaccactttggaaatcgatttggcacttccttaaaaagttagaaatagaactaccatatgatccagcaatcccactccttggaatatattctagagatataagagcctttacacaaacagatatatgcatacctgtGCTCACTGAAGCATTGtgaagcaaaaagatggaagcaaactaagtgcccatcagtggatgaatggataaattatggtatattcacacaatggaatactatgcattgataaagaacaatgatgaatccgtgaaacatttcatatcttggaggaatctggaaggcattatgctaggtgaaattcatcagttgcaaaaggacaaatatcatatgagatcACTgctataagaactcgaaaaatagtttaaacagagaagaacatattctttaatggttatgagagctgggagggaggaaaggagagaggttttcactaattagatagtagataagaactattttaggtaaagggaaaggcaacacacaatacaggagaggtcagcataactggactaaaccaaaagcagtttcctgaataaactgaacgctttgaaggccaatgtatcaggggcaggggtttggggaccatggtttcaggggacagctaagtcaactggcataataaaatgtattaaaacattctacatcccactttggagagtgacgtcCGGGGCCTTAAACACTCGCACGGggccatctacgatgcatcagtttggtctcaacccacctggagcaaaggagaatgaagaacaccaaagacacaaattatgagcccaagaagaaagaaaaggccacataaaaaatagattccatcagcctgagaccagaaaaactagatggtgcctggctacaaccaaagactgccctgacagggaacacaacagagaacccctgaaggagcaggagaccagtgggacgctgacctcaaattctcgtaaaaaggccagatttaatggtctgactgagaatagaaggaccccagaaaTCACGGACCCCCGACTTTGTTGCCCCAAGACAgtaaccactcccaaagccagctcttcatccagggattggactgggctatgggatagaaaatgatactggtgaggaatgatcttcttggatcaagtagacacatgagactatgtgggctgctcctgcctggaggggagatgacagggcagagggggagagaagctggccaaatggacatgaaaacagggtgtggagggaaggagtgtgctgtttcattagtgggagagcaactaggagtatacagcaaggtgtatgtaagtttttgtatgagagactgtcttggtttttaaactttcacttaaagcacacacacaaaattttttttttatgttcctgATGCACTTCTTAAAAGATCCCCTTTAGGCCAGTGGATATTATAGATTCTGTATTTTTATCTATCTTTAGCAAAAGAGCAGACcccttgccatcaaattgattccaactcataacaaccctgtaggcaGGAAGGCAATTAAAAGCACTCAAGTAGAAATCCTAAGCTATTCCTAAAATTGTTAAACCCTGGAACTTTATACttcaaaaaatagtaaaaaatttaTTCCAAGTTAGAATACAGAGACCACGATGTATTGGACACAtgctcccccttcccctcccccttctcctcctcctgggCCGTGGCGTCCTGGTACTGCTGGTACTCGGACACCAGGTCGTTCATGTTGCTCTCGGCCTCGGTGAACTCCATCTCATCCATGCCCTCGCCCGTGTACCAGTGCAGGAAGGCCTTGCGCCGGAACATGGCGGTGAACTGCTCGGAGATGCGCTTGAACAGCTCCTGGATGGCCGTGCTGTTGCCGATGAAGGTGGCGGACATCTTGAGGCCGCGGGGTGGGATGTCGCACACGGCCGTCTTCACGTTGTTGGGGATCCACTCCACGAAGTAGCTGCTGTTCTTGTTCTGCACGTTGAGCATCTGCTTGTCCACCTCCTTCATGGACATGCGGCCCCGGAAGATGGCGGCCACCGTCAGGTAGCGGCCATGGCGGGGGTCGCAGGCAGCCATCATGTTCTTGGAGTCGAACATCTGCTGGGTGAGCTCAGGAACGGTCAGGGCCTGGTACTGCTGGCTGCCCCGGCTGGTCAGGGGGGCAAAGCCGGGCATGAAGAAGTGCAGCCGGGGGAAGGGCACCATATTCACGGCCAGTTTGCGGAGGTCTGCATTCAGCTGGCCTGGGAAACGCAGGCAGGTGGTGACCCCGCTCATGGTGGCCGACACCAGGTGGTTGAGGTCCCCATATGTGGGGGTGGTCAGTTTCAGGGTGCGGAAACATATATCATACAGGGCCTCATTGTCGATAGAGTAGGTTTCATCGGTGTTCTCCACCAGCTGGTGGACAGAGAGGGTGGCATTGTAGGGTTCCACCACGGTGTCTGACACCTTGGGAGAAGGCATAACGCTGAAGGTGTTCATGATGCGGTCGGGGTACTCCTCCCTGATCTTGCTGATGAGCAGCGTGCCCATCCCGGACCCCGTGCCACCCCCCAGCGAGTGGGTCAGCTGGAAGCCCTGGAGACAGTCACAGCTCTCAGACTCCTTCCTCACCACATCCAGCACGGAGTCCACCAGCTCTGCTCCCTCTGTGTAGTGGCCCTTTGCCCAGTTATTGCCGGCACCACTCTGGCCTGCCAGAGGAAAAGCAGAAGATTAGACACTAAAATGTAAGGAGCTCTGAATTCTGTCATTTGACTTTGGAAGAGAAAGTGAGACTATTCTTTGAGTGGCAGGTTCTTTTTGATGCCCCCTTTTTACCTAGAGAAATAGTTTTTGATGCTCTCACTCACCCTCAGAAACACCAGGGATCATAATAAAGTAAAAAGCAAGTTTCATATACGTGAGGCTATTAGTTGAAAAAACAGAGATGTTTAATGAACCCAGCTgcttttaattttaagaagaGAGGACAAAGACCTCATGTAAATACTGAGTTATATAGAATTAAATAGGCAGGGGCGAAGGCACAAGATGATCAGACAGCAGAGAGTGTTTCTATGCAGTTGTCTCAACTTCTGGTcctaaccttttcttttttttttttggctttggtcTCTTTCGATGACCTGTTGTCATTGGTCCTCTGAAATCACCACTAGCCTATGAACTATAGTTGTCTGAAGCTTTtgcattcttctttattcttAAACCTTCAGAGGTTTAATGGGAAGACTATGGCAGCTCACCACAAGCTAAATCTTTCTTTGAGCTATAGAGAGTGGCCAGAGAGCAGTCACTTTGAACTGGACAGATGAGCCCAAGACTCAGGATGTCTGTGGACACACAATCCACCTGAGCACATACCACTCAGCATTGTGGTGTTCATGGTTTTGAGAAGAAGGTAAATCatttagtcagttccaactgatcaCGGCTACGCACCAAAGACGAAGTTGTCTGGCCTGAAGATCTGGCCAGATGGCCCAGACCTGACTGAGTCCATCGTGCCAGGCTCCAGATCCACCAGGATGGCCCGAGGTACGTATTTGTTACCTGCACAGGACAAAAGCTGGAATTAGAGCTGTGGCTAGCAAAGGGATCACAAAAGGCTGTGGCCCACCCATCTGCCTTTCCCATCAGGGTTCATCAGGGAAAATTCCAGCAGCTGAGCTGAATGTAGGAGTATAGAGTTTTTCTGCTTTCAAAGAGGATATGCTTAGCATGTCCAGCCATGTCAAATATGCAGGAGTCTTAAGGAATGATAAAGTGTATTTCTTAGCAGCTGGCATTAAAATGAATGCAAGAGTGTGTTCCAAATATGTTTCCACAGTATGGAAAGCAAGGTTGATTAGACAAAAAACATTCAAATAATTAACAGCAGCTTCATTGTCGTAGACATTGATTCTCTCCAGCTGCAAGTCACTGTCGCCATGGTAACTGTCAGTGGGGTGGATACCATGCTCATCACTGATGACCtcccaaaactgaaaaaaagaaggaaaaggaatgaCATGATAGTGTGACCTCCCGACATTGCTCAGGGCCCACCTTGCCGCCAATCTGGCTGCCTCGCTGGCCTTTCTGGATGTGCATGATCTCATGCATGGTGCCTCTGCGGAGCAAGCTGCTGGCCCTTGGGAGCAAAGGATGCACTGTGgactggaggggagagagagaccaAGCTGCCCCGCATCTCCAGTTCCACCTGGGTTAGCTCCGGAGGGGCTGAAGACCGGGACCCCGGGCCCAGGGTTGTGTTTTTCAGTGGGGCCTACACTTGCTCTCGAAGGGGCCCTGCATCCTGGTGGGGATCTGGACTCCGTGCCTGGTTTCCCTTCCATTCTGATGGGGCTGGAGAGCTGGCGGGTCCCTGGAGCGGGGAACCTAGGCTGCAGGATGGGCGGCTTTTAAAGCTTTCATGCAAAAGGAGCATGGTGGGCTTGGGAGGCCTCAAGGACACGGGGTTGTCAGATGTTGGCTTCAGACTCTTGGATCCTCGTAAAAGCAACTTAAATGTGGAAAATTCTGTGTGtctgtggcaggggcaggggtgtaATAGCCACGTGTGTGTCAACGCATGTAACTGTGCCTCACACATGATGTCACCTCATGCTCACAGAAACCTGGCATGCATGCTGTCCAACAGGGCAGCCACTGGCCATCCAGGGCTAGTGAGCGCTTGAGAGGTGGCCAGTCCGAACTGAGGTGTGCTGTCAgagggaatcgactccatggcattggtgtttttttttgttgttttatttttggtcaGTGCAAAATACTACCTGGTTTCATGGACAGTGGACGGTAAGTTGTAAGAATGTAAAAGATTCCATTACTAATTATTTTAATTAGATATCAAAATGATAATATTTGGGAtggatttattaaataaaatacatttctgatattaatttcacttgtttcttttaagtttttaaaatgtaGCAACTAGGAAATTTTAAATTACCTCTGTGGCTGACATTCTCAGCTTGAGCTATATTTCTACTGAACagtgccattgttgttgttaggtgtcctcaagttgtttccgacccataccgaccctataggatagagtagaactgccccatagggttgccaagaagtggctggtggatttgaactgccgaccttttggtttgcagccaagctcttaaccactgcaccacaaaaaaaaaaaaagccaaagccaaacccgttgctatctagtcaattctgactcatagcgaccctataggacagggtagaactcgaactgcctatcttttggttagcagccgtagctcttagccactatgcaaccagggtttctactgcaccaccagggctccattattagCCCCCCAATTTCACAGCTCAAAAAACCCAAGCTTGAGGGGTTGACTAGCCACAAAGCCAGGAAGTGAAGGAATCTAGGTTTTCTTTCTACACGGAGAAAGCCCAGGTGAGTTTGAAAGGCTTGGACAGGGAGAGGCAAAAGCTGACCTTAATTATCCTCAAAGGTAATTGTGAGCAGTGGGCTGGCtgagcaggggcctggggactgcTTTGGATTCACAGAGCTCCATCTTCTCCTCTCTGGGGCCAGTGTCTccaactgtaaaatgaagataattataGGTGCCCCAAAGCAGGCTTTGTGAGCAGGAAATCAAAAGCTACATACAAAAGCAGTCTGTGTTTATGGAGGAGAAAAGCCCCATGAAACCCAAGGTGAAGCTGTAATTATAAATCATATTAATCCTATTTTCCTCATTAATGTTTGGCATATATCAGAGTTATAAACTTGGGCAAAGTCAGGACCTCATCACGCCAGCTTCTGGAAGCCAGTCCTTCAGGACCCTTGCAGCTCAGCTGGCTGGTGGGCACCCTGGAGCTTCCTGTCAGGGTGGGGATGGTTTCCCTGGGCTTTCTCTTCTGCTCCTTCCAGGTTTTGTCCTCCCCTGCTGGTCCTCCCTGGACAGCTGGTACCACTGGCAGTGTCCCAGTTACTTCTGACATGGCCTCTCCTCACCCCAATTCCCATATCTCTGGCTCTTCAGGATCAGCTTCTCCATCGAATGACCTGctcccaggcagcttcactggTGACAGGGCCCAACAAAGAGTTTTTGGAGACACTTGTCTCTTGGCCTGTGTTGTATAATCCAAGGTAGAAATTTGGGGCCACGTAAGAGCAGAGGATGAGACCTAGAAGGGACGATACTGTGGAAATGGGAGCCCCTAACATATGGGCggggtccctggatgatgcaaacagttaatgcacttgctgctaactggaaggttggaggttggagaccacccagaggcgccccagaaaaaggcctggtgatctacttccaaaaaatcagccattgaaaccctgcggagcacagttctactctgacacacacggagtcatcatgagttgacaGCAATGATTTAACAGGTGGGCACTTTCCCTACATGGGTAACAGGACACCACCCTCCTGGAGTGTGCTCACTCTATTTCCTAGCTCCTACCTCTCAGAGTCTCTCTTACAGCATCTGAAGAATGGAAGCTCCTACCTCTCAAAGTCTCTGTTACTGCAGCTGAAGTATGAAAatctgttttgttgtgttttgaagGTGAGAGGCAGCGTCTGGAGCTGGGCACCTGGTGGACCCACAGCAAATCAATAAATGACAGTGTTATTGGGGTGACCTCGCACCTGAGGCTCCCCTGCtttaaggattgctggcagcaaGCATTCCTCCCATTTGGTTCCTCCTGCCACCCAGCTTCCATCCCAACCTGTTCACTCTTCCACCCCCCCCCGGCCCCCAGTGCCCACCCCAACTCAGTGATTGTGTTATCAGAGGGACACACGTGCACATTTAAAATCACGCCTGCCTAGTCAGAGGGTGAGTCATCCAACGGTGGGCCCTGCTGCTCTCCCAGGAGGGCAGACAGCACACCACCACCAGGCTGACACAGCAGATAATAACAGGAGGAAATGCAGCCAGCTGTTCTGCCCTCCCCTAGTGCAGGCTTCTGAAGAGCTCTGGGGGACAAATCCTGCCACAAGCTGTTTCCCCGCACTCCCACCTTTGGtctattttttgtctgtttgtttctaGAGAAGAGCAGCTCTCTGGCTGCTGGACAGAGTGATGAAGATGGCAAGTGGCCAGGAGAACCTCCTCCTGCCACGTGTCATTTCTGGCCTTGGATCTGATGTCACCGACAGCATTTGAGCTCACTGCCCTGACTCTGCAGGCATTTGGGTGATGATGACAGAATTCAAACTAGAAAGGGAAGGAGTGAATTCCTGGTCAGCCAAGGCTCAGCCCTGTCTGCCTTTCACAAAAGTTTTAGAATGTCACCCTCTTCTCAGCAAGCCTCTCCTCCTCCAGTAGGAATGGTTCTGGGCAGAGAGGTCCAGTGGTAAGTGCCCTGTGAGTACACAGGGTCATGATGGTGGCTGCTACTGTTAACTGAGCCCATGTCTAAAGGTGCCAGAAATGATCTCTTTGACACATATTTAGATGGTCCGAGTAATGGGATCCTGAAATTTTGCAAACATCTGTTTCATCTGCAAGATAACAAAACCCCAAGAACCCTCCCAGCAATAAAATGGCCTCACTTGCTATGGGTTTGTGACCTCAGACAAGGTCCAGGGAACTAAGCACCCTCAACTTCTTTTCACTGCGAAACTCACATAAACAGCCCCGCCTGGCCTCGGACTGGGAGCAAGCACCGTCAGGCTTCTAATAAATAAAAGCATCTCTTTATGAAGATGGAAGAATTTTGTTTGAAGTGTTTAAGGTGCTTCCTTTTTAAAAGACTACCTAAAGTGTAAATAGTCTGAATCCcaatttaatttagttttagaaTGTTCAACCCACTGAAGATTACAAATTTTTGCATAAGGTGAAAGTAGTAATTTAGAGTAAATGTAGAATAATGTTTTCAGCGGCCTTCTGGGATGTGTCATGTCTCAGAATGTGTCATCTTTGTTACTCTCATCTCTCTGGACCTTTCAAAACTGAAGGCAATTCTTAGTCAGATGCCAAGTTCCTATTAAAGCTATACCtcaatttgttgttgtcgttaggtgccatcgaatcatctccgactcatagcaaccctatgtacaacagaacaaaacactgcccggtcctgcactgtcctcacaatcattgctgtgtttgagcccatcgttgcagccactgtgttaatccatctctttgagggtcttcctctctttactgaccctctactttaccaagcatgatgtccttctccagggactggtccctcctgataacatgtccaaagtatgtgagtctcaccatccttgcttctaaggagccttctggttgtactttttccaagacagacttattagttcttttggcagtccatgtatattcagtattcttcgccaaaaccaaaccaaaccaattgccgtctggttgattccgactcacagcgaccctgtaggacagagtagaactgccccataaattttccaaggagcagctggtagatttaaactgctgaccttttcgttagtagccctagcacttagccactatgccatcagggtttccatactctttgccaacaccataattcaaaggcatcagttcttctcacatctttccttattcattgtccagctttcacatgcatatgaggtgattaaaaatactatggTTTGGATCAGGTGTAACTtaatactcaaagtgacatctttgtttcttaatACTTTTAAgcagtcttttggagcagatttgcccaatgcaatacgtagtttgatatcttgactgctgcttccacgggcattgattgtgaatccaagtaaaattaagttcttgacaacttcaatattttctttgtttatcataatgttggatcattggtccagttgtgaggttttttttttttttttttatgttgatgtgtaatccacactgaaggctgtagtcattgatcttcatcagtaagtgctttaagtcttcttcaccttgagcaagcaaggctgtgtcatctgcaaactacaggttgttaatg
This is a stretch of genomic DNA from Elephas maximus indicus isolate mEleMax1 chromosome 1, mEleMax1 primary haplotype, whole genome shotgun sequence. It encodes these proteins:
- the LOC126058844 gene encoding tubulin beta chain-like, producing MHEIMHIQKGQRGSQIGGKFWEVISDEHGIHPTDSYHGDSDLQLERINVYDNEAALLSCAGNKYVPRAILVDLEPGTMDSVRSGPSGQIFRPDNFVFGQSGAGNNWAKGHYTEGAELVDSVLDVVRKESESCDCLQGFQLTHSLGGGTGSGMGTLLISKIREEYPDRIMNTFSVMPSPKVSDTVVEPYNATLSVHQLVENTDETYSIDNEALYDICFRTLKLTTPTYGDLNHLVSATMSGVTTCLRFPGQLNADLRKLAVNMVPFPRLHFFMPGFAPLTSRGSQQYQALTVPELTQQMFDSKNMMAACDPRHGRYLTVAAIFRGRMSMKEVDKQMLNVQNKNSSYFVEWIPNNVKTAVCDIPPRGLKMSATFIGNSTAIQELFKRISEQFTAMFRRKAFLHWYTGEGMDEMEFTEAESNMNDLVSEYQQYQDATAQEEEKGEGKGEHVSNTSWSLYSNLE